The stretch of DNA GTTCACTGCGCGAGGTGAGAACGAGTTGCAGTAAGAAAACCACAGGATCATTCACTCCTCAATTATCATGGGCCAGAGTTGCCGACGGTCGGGTGAAACTCACCATTCACCCGACCGCCTGTGCAACGCAAGCGACCTAACCCCAGAATGCTTCTTTCGCATTTTTGATTGCCACCCCCATGATACCCGCGTCATCGACGTGGCAAAGCAATGGAATCAGATCAGGAATAAGGTCCAATGGGCTGACCAGGTAAACAACGGCGCCGACCAGTGCCAGCAATGCGACAATTTTGCTGCGTGGGCTAGGTCCCTGACCGGTCGCCGCATGCGCCGGCGATGTCATGCCGACAAGGTTAGGGATTGTGGTTGAGAGGTTCATCTTCATCGTCCTTTTGATTGTTGCTCGTAGGTCCCGCCGCAACACACGGCGCGGACTCCGAGCAAGAGGCAAACTTGTTTTCCAAAACTCTGGTGAGATCCGAAGAGGAATTCGTCTTGAGGCCATCGCTAACGGACGATGTCTCGTTCCGGTTCCCGGCTCGGCTCTGACCGCCCTGCGTAATCGTCGAGCATCTTCTGATAACCATGCACCGTGCCAATTTCCTGAGTCACCATGGCTTGTGTCGGACTGGCAATGGTCCCAGGCTCCTCGTGCGTCTGCGTGATCCCATTCCAAGGATTCAGCACGGCGTTCTGCAGATCCTTGAGTCCCCGCCTCCATTCAGCCCACAACACACTCGCCGTGCTGGGACGCGTCGAGGCCGCCTCGCGTTCGTCAGACATTCATTTCTCCTTTCAGAAATCGTTGACATGGAAATCACCCCGAAACATGGACGCCATATTCCTTTGTTCTATAGCGGCATCCTGCATGGCCCGCACTCGGTTGACGGTGCTCTGCGTCTCGAAGGCCCGCACAACTAACAACGAGGCAAACCCAAGAAAAACATAGGCCCCGACAGCTTCAGACCAAGGACACAGGGCCGCCCCTGCCAGAATGCAAAACACTGGCTCCAACGACTTCGCACTCCCTTCTGTTCTCACGAAGGGGAGCTTCATTGCCAGGGCGGGATAGCCGTCGTACTTCGAATGCCATACGGCTCCCGAACGCCAGACTCGATAGGTTTTGAAGCGTTGGTAGATCAAGGCGGCGAGCCAGGCCCAGAGGAACAGAAGCATCGTTGGGTCTTCCGTCCCGCAGAGGTAAAACAGAATCAACAGTAAGGCCACCACACCGTTACGACCGAGCGCATGGGTTCCGAAGCTGTGCCGCATGAAGACCGTGAGGCAAGTGGCATGCCCGGCGGCGAGGATGTATAGCAGGTTCACTCCCTGCCGTGGGGTGAGCAGGTTGTCTGCGATCTCAGGTTGTTGTTGGCTTTGGCTCATTTCGTAACTCCTTGAGTGACTGGGAGTGGGATTACATCTGGCTGAACGACACGTTCAGCCAGTTTTGGCCATTCGAGAATGGCTGGCCATTGCGAAGCAGGATCGCGTCACACATCAAACCGTTGACGTGACCGCCGGTCCGTAAACCGTTCATGAAGACGTTCGGTTGCACGACGCTTTCGTAATGCTCACTGAAACTGCCGGTGTATTGCGAGTGCCCCTTCAGGTCGTCCCACAGATCGGTTGTCGGAGCCATCGAACCTCCGATAAATGTTTGCAGTGTCTTCCCGAGCTTCGAGCTGGCCCATTCCGCCGAGATCGGATCACATGCGTGGATGATGGTATGGCCGAAGTTAGCCATCAGTGCATCCGCCTGATGCCGCCCCGCTGGCCCTTTCAGCACCGAATACAGGCTCGACAGCGATTGCGTCAGGAAGACCATGCAACCCAGATGTGAACGACACTGCGCGAGGTATTGACTGTCGAACGAATTCACGAACTGCTGGGCTTCGTCACACCAGATGACGTTAATCGAATCCCCCTCCGTAGCATCACGGCGGAGAATGGCTTTCTGGGTCAGATACTTCCAGCCAGCGTTGATAAAGCTCCCAATATCGCCCCAGGCGGCTGGAGCCATGTTTACCATGACCCATTTGCGGTCGAACATGTCATCCGGAGAGACGTTCGTTCCACCGGAGACAAGCGACCTCGTGATCCCGGTATTGAACACATGTAGAATTCCGTTTACCCCAACCTCGATGGAGCTTTTTGTTTTGGAGGCCATGCGGGGTAATTCGGAAAGCCAGTAGTCAAAGGCCAATTGGCAGTCGTGAGTATCCACCGCTGACTTATCTGCCAAGTAGGCAGCTCGAATACACTGGTGATGAAACCCTGTTTGCCAGCTCTCGCTGCTAATCTCTTCGGCTCCATTGGCAGCCCCTCCGATAAATCGCTGCAAGTCCGGAGCGGTCACTTTACCGGTCGCAACCTTGATAATCTGCACGGCGTTGTAAAGCATGCGCTCCTGTTCTCGTTCCCAGAAATCCGAATTCTCGGAAGCGCTGTGATCGCTGGAACGGAGGGTTTCCCCGATGGTCATGATCAAGCGGGTGATGTTTCGGGTATGGCCTCCCTGCCGCATCTCATAGTCCAAGAAGTCGAACCGCCACGGGCCATCGGGAGAGAAGACGATTAAATCCTTCATTCGTTCTGCTTCCGCGAACAAGCGTTGCCAAAAGAGCGCATCATCCGGCTTCGCACACAGAATCAAGCCGCCGTTGTTCCCCTGCGCCAAAATTGACCGCGCCAATTGCTTCCCCGACGAACTCGTCTTGCCACTGCCGCTCGCACCGAGGACAGCCACTCCGCCGTTCAATAACCCCCGCACGGTCAGGCAGTCCCGCTCCGACCAGTTCAACAACGGCTGGTCGAGTGAACCCCAGCTGCGTCGCCGCTTGAGAAATCCCAACATGCTGTGCGTTCCTTTCGTAAATGGAGATTCCCTACCCTGAAGGTGATTAAGCTTTGGCTTCATCGCGCAGGAGTCGTAACAACGTTGGCAGGCTCACGCCGCGAGGGCGCATCTTCTTGGCCTTCGACACCAATCGTTCCAGCAGTTCCAGAAAGCGTTCGAGGTCCAACTCGGTGGCCGTCACCGAAACCGATTCTCCTTTCCCCAGCACGGCGACCGCTCGACTGAGCGGCGCCGGTTGGGAAAAATGCTGATCCACCTGCCGGCGAACCTTCCGCCGTCGCACCAAAGTGTCGCGCGTCATCTGCCCCGCCACCACTTTCGCGGCAAGTTCCGCTTGTTCGATCGGATTCGACACCCGTGCCAATTCGGCCGCCAGCGACACAGGGATCTTGCCGGTCTTGATGTCCGTCTGAATGTTCTCCGGGAGTGACAGCAAGGACAGCAACTCCGAGACCATCTTGTTCGACAGGCCCAGGCGCGCGGCAGCCGCCGAGGCGGTCTCGCCGGACAACTCTTTCAACTGCTTGATCCCCTTGGCCAATTCGATCGGATTCAGATCCTCCCGATTGACGTTCTCGGAAAGCATCTTCTCCACCACGTCCTCTTCGGCAATCGTCCCACCGGCCACCGTCGCCAGAATTGTCTTGTGTCCTAACAACTTCACCGCTCGGAAGCGGCGTTCTCCCGCCACTAGTCGAAAACCCTCCCCGTCTTGGTGGACGTGTATCGGATGAATCAGCCCATGCTTGCGGATGTTCTCCGCCAGGGAAACGATTCCCGGCTCGTCGAACGTCTCCCGTACTTGAGCCGCGACTATGATCTTATCTAACGCAAGTTCGGCCACTTGATGATTTTGACTTGTCATGCTCTCTTCTCCTTTGCGAGTAGTAGTAGTTGATGACGAGTTTATTGGCGTCATTGCCCCGACTGTTGCTTGCCTTCCTTCGCCCCTTTGGCTTCGGACACCCCGGCACCGATTCCCTGCAACACCGACTTGGCGATCGCAGCGACCACAT from Symmachiella dynata encodes:
- a CDS encoding YkvA family protein translates to MNLSTTIPNLVGMTSPAHAATGQGPSPRSKIVALLALVGAVVYLVSPLDLIPDLIPLLCHVDDAGIMGVAIKNAKEAFWG
- a CDS encoding ParB/RepB/Spo0J family partition protein, with product MTSQNHQVAELALDKIIVAAQVRETFDEPGIVSLAENIRKHGLIHPIHVHQDGEGFRLVAGERRFRAVKLLGHKTILATVAGGTIAEEDVVEKMLSENVNREDLNPIELAKGIKQLKELSGETASAAAARLGLSNKMVSELLSLLSLPENIQTDIKTGKIPVSLAAELARVSNPIEQAELAAKVVAGQMTRDTLVRRRKVRRQVDQHFSQPAPLSRAVAVLGKGESVSVTATELDLERFLELLERLVSKAKKMRPRGVSLPTLLRLLRDEAKA
- a CDS encoding type IV secretory system conjugative DNA transfer family protein, whose product is MKDLIVFSPDGPWRFDFLDYEMRQGGHTRNITRLIMTIGETLRSSDHSASENSDFWEREQERMLYNAVQIIKVATGKVTAPDLQRFIGGAANGAEEISSESWQTGFHHQCIRAAYLADKSAVDTHDCQLAFDYWLSELPRMASKTKSSIEVGVNGILHVFNTGITRSLVSGGTNVSPDDMFDRKWVMVNMAPAAWGDIGSFINAGWKYLTQKAILRRDATEGDSINVIWCDEAQQFVNSFDSQYLAQCRSHLGCMVFLTQSLSSLYSVLKGPAGRHQADALMANFGHTIIHACDPISAEWASSKLGKTLQTFIGGSMAPTTDLWDDLKGHSQYTGSFSEHYESVVQPNVFMNGLRTGGHVNGLMCDAILLRNGQPFSNGQNWLNVSFSQM